The Gammaproteobacteria bacterium genome includes the window CCTGCTGATCAGAGCCCGTTAATGAGATTGCAGGGCGCCATGACGGCGACTAGCATTGCCGAATATTTTCGGGATCAAGGGCGTGATGTATTGCTGCTTATGGATTCGCTAACGCGATTTTGTCAAGCGCAGCGCGAGCTTGGTTTGGCAATCGGAGAACCACCGGCCACGAAAGGTTACCCACCGTCGGTGTTTGCAAAATTACCGAAGCTTGTCGAGCGGGCCGGGAATGCCGAATCCGGCCGAGGGTCAATCACTGCCTTCTACACGGTGTTGACCGAAGGCGACGATCAACAGGATCCGATCGCCGACGCCGCGCGTGCCATTTTGGATGGTCATATCGTGCTC containing:
- the fliI gene encoding flagellum-specific ATP synthase FliI (involved in type III protein export during flagellum assembly), whose translation is PADQSPLMRLQGAMTATSIAEYFRDQGRDVLLLMDSLTRFCQAQRELGLAIGEPPATKGYPPSVFAKLPKLVERAGNAESGRGSITAFYTVLTEGDDQQDPIADAARAILDGHIVLSRTLAEQGHYPAIDIEASVSRALPLIVPEEAIQMIHRFKRVYSTYAQNADLISVGAYNVGTDPAIDEAIQLRPAMTKFLTQSMREKVSLEQAWTELATLMRSENSAEGE